TACGATTCTGATTTCTCAGAATTGAATAGATTAGTAAAAAATAAAAAGAATGCAGCAGATAAATATTTTTTTGTTGTAAATAATGGTAGATGGTCGGGTTTTGTTGATGAGAATATTTTAAAAACTGTCTCCATAAATAAATGGGAACGGAAATTTGTTGGAGACTTTGAGAAACCAATCAATAGTTTTGCAAGTGTATATCTTAATGACAAATTATGGAAAACTATAGAAACCCTTGAAGAAACAAGTGAAGGTATTTTGTTGGTACTCAACGCTGCAGATATCCCTTTGGGGATAATTGATAGGTCAAAGATTGGACAATTTATATTAAAGAAATTAGGTTTTAATTTGCCTTCAGAGATTGTGAACAAATTAAATTATAGAAATCAGTATCCTTTGGGAATTGAATTACCAAGAATAATTAATTTAATGAAGAAGAAAGGAGATCTTTAAGAATCCGTATCATTAAAATTTTTTAATATTTTTATTATCTATGGCTACATTTTTGAACTTTATATTTGATTTATTCTCTAGGAATGAATTTCTTAAATGTTGAACTATTTCATCATTTGTGAGGCCCAGATTTATTTTTGGTGGAGCTTCTTCTTTAAATAATTTGAACCATAAATCTTTTGAAGGTTTTGTTTGAATCTCTCCATGTTGCAGAAATGCCCCATTTTTACGATATTGTGCACTTCCTATCCTCTTGAACCCATCTTGATCAACCAAATCAGAAATTAATGAAGACCCAAAACAATTAGATGTTATAGGTGATGTTCGTAAATTACCATTTTGTAAATTTAGACCTAATTCTCTAAAACTCTTAATTAACCAATTATTTACCATTTCATAACTAAGGATTTTATAGTAAGTTTTTTTAAATGTTAATGCATATGTTATGCCTCCTGAATGCAAAACTGCTCCCCCTCCAGAAGGACGCCTTACAATGTTAATTTCCCCATCGGATAATAATTTTTCCCAGTGCGGAGGAATTTCCTTTTGGTGATAGCCAATTGAAAGCCAATCTCCAGTCCAATAGTAGAATCTCAATGTGAAAATTATTTCAGGATTTGAAATTGTCTGATCTAAAGAATTTAAATCTAAAGCCATTTGATCGAATCCAGGTAAATTACTTGTCGAAAAAATTAAAGCTTGATTTCCTATTCCCAAAATTAACTTTGCAGGTCTAATTTATAATAATTTTCAAAAAATTTTTTCTTTCAATTTATTAATTACGTAACATCATTTTGTAATAGTGTGTCAAAACCCCACTTTTAGGTGGAGAATATAGGAAATATTTTTTTTAACCATGGAGCCAACCCAAACAATAAATTTAATTGCACTAAGCCTAATAGTAGTTATGCATGCTGGAGTTTTAGCACTAAGGCTAGGAATAAGTTTAGGTAGAAACTAAAATTTATTAGAAAATATATATTTTTAAGGTAATAATATCAATAAGACTGAATTGACTTATTCAGTAAAAATACCAGTTACTAAATTTGTCACATTTTTTTCATAAAAATAGTATTTTTCACAAAAAATATATAGGTTCTCCATCTAAAATAAAGCAACAAAAACAGGATGATTCTGCATATTTAGTTTTTTTAATTATAAAAATTTGCTTTTCCCTTTTAGCAATAATAAGCTTAATTAAACTTGGCTATAGTTCCAAATTTAGATTGACCAGACTAAGAGAGATTCAAGACTCATTTTTATACGAAAAATATCGCTTTAATGTTTTGACAACAAGGTTTGATGATTTATTTTCTTCTGAAGGTGAGCAAAGATTTATGAAGGATCAGGATCAAATCATTTCTAGGGACATTATCAGAGTAATATGGCGTTGATAAGGATGATTTAAAACATTTTACTTATCATCTTTCTATTAACTTTTTTTGCTAGTGAATATGAACAATAAGGGTTTAGTCCTAATAACAGGAACAACTTCAGGAGTTGGATTAAATACTCTAAAACCTCTATTGAGGTTTGGATGGGAGGTTATAGCTGTTAATAGATCAAATAAAAGAGCTATAACAATAGCTGAGGAATTCTTGACAAAAGAGGAAATTAAAAATGTTCACTTTATAGAAATAGATCTTTCTGACTTGGATGATGTAAGAAAAGGTTGCGATGAAATATTGGAAAGATTTGAAAACCCAATAAATTCTCTTATTTGTAATGCAGCAGTTTATAAGCCGAGACTAAAGAGGCCTGAAAGATCTCCTCAGGGTTTTGAAAACTCTATGGCAGTTAATCATTTTGGTCATTTTCTTATGATAAACCTGCTTATGGAAAATATTTTATCTTCGGAAAGAGAAATTGTCCTAAATGGTAAATCTACTGTATTCAAGCCAAGAATTACAGTATTAGGAACTGTCACTGCTAATTATTCAGAACTTGGAGGGAGAATTCCCATTCCTGCCCCAGCTGATCTAGGAGATTTATCTGGATTTAAAAATGGCTTTTTATCTCCAATAAGTATGGCGAATGGAAAGAGATTCAAACCTGGTAAGGCTTATAAGGATAGTAAACTTTGCAATATGGTGACAGTTCAGGAATTATCAAAAAGATATCCTGCAGAGAAAATTATTGTTAATTCTCTCTATCCTGGATGTGTCGCGGACACTAAACTTTTTAGAGATACACCTTGGATATTTAGATTTCTTTTCCCCCTATTTCAGAAATTCATAACAAAAGGATATGTGTCACAAAGATTGTCAGGAGAGAGGGTTGCTCAGGTGGCAACCTTTAAAGAATATGCTAAACCATCAGTCCATTGGAGCTGGGGAAATCGTCAAAAAACTGGCAGAAAAGCTTTTTCTCAACAGTTGTCTAAAAGAATAATTGATACGCAGACCTCTCAACAAACTTATGATCTAACAAAAAAATTAGTTGGATTAAATTAATTAAAATTAATCAAATCCTAATAAATCAAAAATTTCTCTATCTTTCAGTGGATTGCCTTCCAAAGGTTCTACGTTTTCAAGCATATTTTTAGCAAGAGATAAATATTCATTTTGAACTTCAATTACGTCTTCAGTTGGTTCCATTTCAAAGATGGTACATTTTTTTAGTCTTGATCTTCTAATAGCGTCTACATCTTTAAAATGAGCCATAGTTTTTAAACCTGTTCTTT
The window above is part of the Prochlorococcus marinus CUG1415 genome. Proteins encoded here:
- a CDS encoding lipoyl protein ligase domain-containing protein, whose protein sequence is MGIGNQALIFSTSNLPGFDQMALDLNSLDQTISNPEIIFTLRFYYWTGDWLSIGYHQKEIPPHWEKLLSDGEINIVRRPSGGGAVLHSGGITYALTFKKTYYKILSYEMVNNWLIKSFRELGLNLQNGNLRTSPITSNCFGSSLISDLVDQDGFKRIGSAQYRKNGAFLQHGEIQTKPSKDLWFKLFKEEAPPKINLGLTNDEIVQHLRNSFLENKSNIKFKNVAIDNKNIKKF
- the psaM gene encoding photosystem I reaction center subunit XII, translated to MEPTQTINLIALSLIVVMHAGVLALRLGISLGRN
- a CDS encoding protochlorophyllide reductase; amino-acid sequence: MNMNNKGLVLITGTTSGVGLNTLKPLLRFGWEVIAVNRSNKRAITIAEEFLTKEEIKNVHFIEIDLSDLDDVRKGCDEILERFENPINSLICNAAVYKPRLKRPERSPQGFENSMAVNHFGHFLMINLLMENILSSEREIVLNGKSTVFKPRITVLGTVTANYSELGGRIPIPAPADLGDLSGFKNGFLSPISMANGKRFKPGKAYKDSKLCNMVTVQELSKRYPAEKIIVNSLYPGCVADTKLFRDTPWIFRFLFPLFQKFITKGYVSQRLSGERVAQVATFKEYAKPSVHWSWGNRQKTGRKAFSQQLSKRIIDTQTSQQTYDLTKKLVGLN